In a single window of the Mesorhizobium shangrilense genome:
- a CDS encoding heavy-metal-associated domain-containing protein has protein sequence MLVQLKVEGMHCGGCARAVERALSGVEHVQSVDVKVDDGEALVRAGDGVDPSALVAAIKGAGYPARLASSQE, from the coding sequence ATGCTTGTCCAGTTGAAGGTTGAAGGGATGCACTGCGGCGGATGCGCGCGCGCCGTGGAGCGCGCATTGTCGGGCGTCGAGCACGTCCAATCGGTCGACGTGAAGGTCGATGACGGAGAGGCGTTGGTGCGTGCGGGTGACGGGGTCGATCCTTCGGCGCTCGTTGCCGCGATCAAAGGCGCGGGCTATCCGGCAAGGCTTGCATCCTCACAAGAATGA
- the chpT gene encoding histidine phosphotransferase ChpT, with the protein MAEIFNLSAAELAALLCSRVCHDIISPVGAVNNGLELLDEGAADDAMQLIRTSARKASARLQFARIAFGAAGSAGMLIDTGDAEAVATAYLKDEKPELTWQGRRALWPKNKVKLLLNLLLIAHAAIPKGGRITVTLEDVDTDPKFTLASAGPAARVPPKFLELHTGQKPEEPIDAHSVQPYYTLLLARDADMEIKIHVNPEEIVFGAVSRVAAAA; encoded by the coding sequence ATGGCTGAAATCTTCAACCTGTCCGCCGCGGAACTCGCGGCGCTTCTGTGCAGCCGGGTCTGCCACGACATCATTTCGCCGGTCGGCGCGGTCAACAACGGCCTTGAGCTTCTCGACGAGGGGGCGGCCGATGATGCGATGCAGCTGATCAGGACGAGCGCGCGAAAGGCGTCTGCGCGGCTGCAGTTCGCCCGCATCGCGTTCGGTGCAGCCGGATCGGCAGGCATGCTCATCGATACCGGCGACGCCGAGGCGGTCGCCACGGCCTATCTCAAGGACGAGAAGCCGGAACTCACCTGGCAGGGCAGACGCGCCCTCTGGCCGAAGAACAAGGTGAAGCTCCTCCTCAACCTGCTCCTGATTGCGCATGCCGCGATCCCCAAGGGAGGGCGCATAACGGTTACGCTGGAAGACGTCGACACGGACCCGAAGTTCACGCTGGCATCGGCCGGCCCCGCCGCGCGCGTGCCGCCCAAGTTCCTTGAACTCCACACGGGCCAGAAGCCGGAGGAACCTATCGACGCCCACAGCGTGCAGCCCTACTACACGCTGCTGCTGGCGCGTGACGCGGACATGGAGATCAAGATCCATGTCAATCCCGAAGAGATCGTTTTTGGAGCGGTGTCCCGGGTCGCCGCGGCCGCATAG
- a CDS encoding winged helix-turn-helix transcriptional regulator, whose translation MSDRGGYGQFCPVSMASEILCTRWTTLVVRELLCGSTRFNDLRRGVPKMSPALLSKRLKQLERAGVIRSERSSGAPEYRLTEAGEELRPLILGIGVWGQRWVESQVTLRNLDPSLLMWDMRRNLNPDPLPPRRCTIQFLYPEAPRAQQNWWLVVDGRTVDLCGFDPGYDVDLLVKSSLRAMTAIWMGLSGVRKELDAGHIELDGDPKIATAMQNWLGLSSFAGESRKVA comes from the coding sequence ATGAGCGATCGCGGCGGTTACGGACAGTTTTGCCCAGTCTCCATGGCTTCTGAGATCTTGTGCACGCGCTGGACGACCTTGGTCGTCCGCGAGCTCCTGTGCGGTTCGACGCGCTTCAACGATCTCAGGCGCGGCGTGCCGAAGATGTCCCCTGCCCTGCTTTCCAAGCGTCTCAAGCAGCTGGAGCGCGCCGGGGTGATCCGCTCGGAGCGCTCAAGCGGCGCGCCGGAGTATCGATTGACCGAAGCCGGAGAGGAGCTGCGTCCGCTGATCCTTGGCATAGGCGTATGGGGCCAGCGTTGGGTGGAATCGCAGGTAACGCTGCGCAACCTCGACCCTTCGCTGCTGATGTGGGACATGCGCCGCAACCTCAACCCCGATCCGCTGCCGCCGCGCCGCTGCACGATTCAGTTTCTGTACCCCGAGGCGCCGCGGGCGCAGCAGAACTGGTGGCTGGTCGTGGACGGACGCACGGTCGACCTCTGCGGCTTCGATCCCGGTTACGACGTCGACCTCCTGGTGAAAAGCTCGCTCAGGGCGATGACCGCCATCTGGATGGGCTTGAGCGGGGTACGCAAGGAACTCGACGCCGGCCACATCGAACTCGACGGCGACCCCAAGATCGCCACCGCGATGCAGAACTGGCTGGGGCTGAGCTCGTTTGCGGGGGAGAGCCGCAAGGTGGCGTGA
- a CDS encoding 3-hydroxyacyl-CoA dehydrogenase: protein MNPSQQVAIVTGGGSGLGEATARALAARGAKVALFDISLDRAEKTAAEIGGIAVKCDVSSAESGEAAVAEVAARLGEPRILVNCAGIAIGQKTVGKDGPHALDLYRKVIEVNLIGTFNMIRLVADRAQKLEPLAGGERGVVINTASVAAYDGQIGQAAYSSSKGGVVGMTLPVARDLARSGIRVMTIAPGIFKTPMMAGMPQDVQDSLGAAVPFPPRLGEPSEYAALAVHIVENQMLNGEVIRLDGAIRMAPK from the coding sequence ATGAACCCATCGCAACAGGTCGCCATCGTTACCGGAGGCGGTTCGGGGCTGGGTGAGGCGACGGCGCGGGCGCTGGCCGCCAGGGGCGCCAAGGTTGCCCTCTTCGACATCAGCTTGGATCGCGCCGAAAAGACCGCCGCAGAGATCGGCGGCATCGCCGTCAAGTGCGACGTCTCCAGCGCAGAGAGCGGCGAGGCTGCGGTCGCCGAGGTCGCCGCCCGCCTCGGCGAGCCGCGCATCCTGGTGAACTGCGCCGGCATCGCCATCGGCCAGAAGACGGTCGGCAAGGACGGTCCGCATGCCCTCGACCTTTACCGCAAGGTGATCGAGGTCAACCTCATCGGCACCTTCAACATGATCCGCCTCGTCGCCGACCGCGCCCAGAAGCTCGAGCCGCTAGCCGGTGGCGAGCGCGGCGTCGTCATCAACACGGCCTCGGTCGCGGCCTATGACGGACAGATCGGCCAGGCTGCGTACTCGTCGTCCAAGGGCGGCGTGGTCGGCATGACGCTGCCGGTGGCGCGCGATCTCGCGCGCTCCGGCATCCGCGTGATGACGATTGCGCCGGGCATCTTCAAGACGCCGATGATGGCAGGCATGCCGCAGGACGTGCAGGATTCGCTCGGCGCCGCCGTGCCCTTCCCGCCCCGCCTCGGCGAGCCCTCGGAGTACGCGGCGCTTGCCGTCCACATCGTCGAGAACCAGATGCTCAACGGCGAAGTGATCCGCCTCGACGGAGCCATCCGTATGGCCCCGAAGTAG
- a CDS encoding HugZ family protein — MEKKRDVLRETDAEAIRLAKTLIRSARYGALAVIDPQSGGPIATRVGVATDADGTPVILTSMLAAHTPAILADPRCSLLVGETGKGDPLAHPRITLTCKARRIEKDDAEHERVARRYLNRNPKAKLYAGLGDFSYFRLEIERASLNGGFGKAYALTRADFVLDGPAVEALATSEQSAIDHMNEDHLEAIALYARHFGGDKSSASWKMSGVDLDGMDLVDGDKCLRVFFREPLKDASEMRPALVAMARTAREAATEAS; from the coding sequence GTGGAAAAGAAGCGAGACGTCCTGCGTGAAACCGATGCCGAGGCGATCCGCCTCGCCAAGACGCTGATCCGGTCGGCGCGGTACGGCGCGCTGGCGGTCATCGATCCGCAGTCCGGCGGTCCGATCGCCACCCGCGTCGGCGTCGCCACGGATGCCGACGGCACGCCGGTCATCCTCACTTCGATGCTTGCGGCGCATACCCCGGCGATTCTCGCCGATCCGCGCTGCTCGCTGCTCGTCGGCGAGACCGGCAAGGGCGATCCCCTCGCCCATCCGCGCATCACGCTGACCTGCAAGGCGCGCCGCATCGAAAAGGACGACGCCGAACACGAGCGCGTCGCGCGCCGCTATCTCAACCGCAACCCGAAGGCCAAGCTCTATGCGGGTCTCGGCGATTTCTCTTACTTCCGGCTGGAAATCGAGCGCGCTTCGCTGAACGGCGGCTTCGGCAAGGCCTACGCCCTCACCCGGGCGGATTTCGTCCTCGATGGGCCGGCTGTCGAGGCCCTCGCCACGAGCGAGCAGAGCGCCATCGACCACATGAACGAGGATCACCTCGAGGCGATCGCGCTCTATGCCCGGCACTTCGGCGGCGACAAGTCGTCGGCCTCGTGGAAGATGAGCGGCGTGGACCTCGACGGAATGGACCTGGTCGACGGCGACAAGTGCCTTCGCGTCTTCTTCCGCGAACCGCTGAAGGACGCCTCCGAGATGCGCCCGGCGCTGGTCGCCATGGCCCGCACGGCCCGCGAGGCGGCGACCGAGGCAAGCTGA
- a CDS encoding autotransporter has translation MLVCKKSVRFGGVSALAIGAAMAFFPSAAEACTATPTVVGGVATSVSVSCVAGDTAAPYATSFTAWPIGLATVSYDGNGPDTITMTGGTISSVSSFPPPVFDANPEFFLDPSTGVIEMLDGIDVFNMSGGTIGSATDVIGLSLGAGADQFQMSGGEISGSIFGLGGGNTYVMSGGTIGGSIFAGSQDDNVTISGSAVIQVISSGGPDAVGLEDGNDVFTMTGGTLNGAVSGGAGDDALSISGGTIAGFVAGNDGVDQVSVSGGVIQGDISAETVTLTGGTIGGNITGLTGNTLVIDDSASAAPLVLLNGGVFSGANAVGTINNTNLAAGGTQLFTGFLSLLTQNSMLAFGPGSTNNINTLTLGPGSTLFVTGPSQLTGTLIANGSTISMINGVANDVFTLGGLALNGATIGVDVNQQTIQADQIVAGGFAAAGTNTILVNLLGAPNFAGVTDIPIILSANAPVAGTFVVAGAPATPGALFSFQLVQGAGGGLVLRATPVSAGVALAPHNAIDVASVDTALDALDGINDDAADFGLGLTGRSRGVFVTPSFGVFASGQFAEVDHDGFEISGDNIVATGPSFDASDFSAAISLDFNVAKHFGYDDKYGLNVGAFGGYTSTDVDMDGFESFASVGEASNEAGMFGGYGLFRQGLNYGLVSATAFLGQTDVTNDVLGTTGSYDTEGYAVTGSVGHIYAIGDRARFDLRGGLLGVWFEGSDFTDSGGNSYGKARISFGALKFEPGIYADYELENGMIFSPYARADIQQRFSYENTASIDGVRFAFDDADFSGALSTGFNLKVSQSTTLSAEVRGKASSDSTTLAGKIGLKVGF, from the coding sequence ATGCTCGTCTGCAAGAAGTCGGTTCGCTTCGGTGGCGTCTCGGCGCTCGCCATTGGTGCGGCGATGGCCTTCTTTCCCTCCGCGGCGGAAGCCTGCACCGCCACCCCGACCGTCGTCGGCGGCGTGGCGACGTCGGTTTCCGTCTCCTGCGTGGCCGGCGATACCGCCGCGCCGTACGCCACGAGCTTCACCGCGTGGCCGATCGGCCTTGCTACGGTCAGCTATGACGGAAACGGTCCTGACACGATCACCATGACCGGCGGCACGATCTCTTCCGTGAGTTCGTTTCCGCCGCCCGTTTTTGACGCCAATCCGGAGTTCTTCCTCGATCCCAGCACCGGCGTCATCGAGATGCTGGACGGGATCGACGTCTTCAACATGAGCGGCGGTACGATCGGTAGCGCGACGGATGTGATCGGTCTCAGCCTCGGGGCCGGCGCTGACCAGTTCCAGATGAGCGGCGGAGAGATCTCGGGCTCGATCTTCGGCCTCGGCGGCGGCAACACCTATGTCATGTCGGGCGGCACGATCGGCGGATCGATTTTCGCCGGCAGCCAGGACGACAACGTTACCATTTCCGGCAGCGCCGTCATCCAGGTGATCTCCAGCGGAGGGCCGGACGCGGTCGGACTGGAGGACGGCAACGACGTCTTCACGATGACCGGCGGCACGCTGAACGGCGCAGTCAGCGGCGGCGCCGGCGACGACGCGCTCAGCATCAGTGGCGGCACGATCGCCGGCTTCGTGGCCGGCAACGACGGCGTCGATCAGGTATCGGTGTCAGGCGGCGTCATCCAGGGCGACATCAGTGCCGAGACCGTCACGCTGACGGGCGGCACGATCGGCGGCAACATCACGGGCCTCACCGGCAACACGCTTGTCATCGACGACTCGGCCTCGGCAGCGCCGCTCGTGTTGCTGAACGGTGGGGTCTTCAGCGGCGCCAACGCCGTCGGCACCATCAACAACACCAACCTCGCGGCAGGCGGCACCCAGCTATTCACCGGCTTTCTCAGCCTGCTTACGCAGAACTCGATGTTGGCGTTCGGGCCCGGCTCGACCAACAACATCAACACGCTGACGCTCGGCCCCGGCTCGACACTCTTCGTCACCGGGCCGTCGCAACTCACCGGCACGCTGATCGCGAACGGCTCCACGATATCCATGATCAACGGCGTCGCGAACGACGTCTTCACCCTTGGCGGGCTCGCGCTCAATGGCGCAACGATCGGCGTCGACGTCAACCAGCAGACGATCCAGGCCGACCAGATCGTGGCTGGCGGCTTCGCCGCGGCGGGGACCAACACGATCCTTGTCAACCTGCTGGGCGCTCCGAACTTTGCGGGGGTGACCGACATTCCGATCATTCTGTCGGCGAATGCTCCGGTCGCCGGCACGTTCGTCGTGGCGGGAGCGCCGGCTACCCCCGGCGCCCTCTTCAGCTTCCAGCTCGTTCAGGGTGCCGGCGGCGGCCTCGTGCTCAGGGCGACGCCGGTGAGCGCGGGGGTCGCCCTGGCCCCACACAACGCGATCGACGTCGCATCCGTGGACACTGCCCTCGACGCACTCGACGGGATCAACGACGACGCCGCCGACTTCGGCCTGGGACTGACCGGTCGCAGCCGGGGTGTGTTTGTCACGCCTTCCTTCGGCGTGTTCGCCTCCGGCCAGTTCGCCGAGGTGGATCACGACGGCTTCGAAATCTCCGGCGACAATATTGTCGCGACAGGTCCATCGTTCGATGCCAGCGACTTCTCTGCGGCGATCAGCCTCGACTTCAACGTGGCGAAGCACTTCGGCTACGACGACAAATATGGCCTGAATGTCGGCGCCTTCGGCGGCTATACGTCGACCGATGTCGATATGGACGGGTTCGAGTCGTTCGCAAGCGTCGGCGAGGCGAGCAACGAGGCTGGCATGTTCGGTGGCTACGGGCTGTTCCGGCAAGGCCTGAACTATGGGCTGGTCTCGGCGACCGCCTTCCTCGGCCAAACCGACGTAACCAACGACGTGCTCGGGACCACCGGCAGCTACGATACCGAAGGATACGCCGTGACGGGGTCGGTCGGGCATATCTACGCGATCGGCGACCGCGCCCGGTTCGATCTGCGCGGTGGCCTGCTCGGCGTGTGGTTCGAGGGCAGCGACTTCACCGACAGTGGGGGTAACTCCTACGGGAAGGCGCGCATCTCGTTCGGCGCACTCAAGTTCGAGCCCGGCATCTATGCCGACTACGAGCTCGAGAACGGCATGATCTTCAGCCCCTATGCCCGCGCCGACATCCAGCAGCGCTTCAGCTACGAGAACACCGCCAGCATCGATGGGGTCAGGTTTGCGTTCGACGATGCGGACTTCTCGGGGGCACTTTCGACAGGCTTCAACCTGAAGGTTTCGCAATCGACGACGTTAAGCGCGGAGGTGCGGGGGAAGGCCTCGTCGGACAGCACGACGCTTGCGGGCAAGATCGGCCTCAAGGTAGGCTTCTGA
- a CDS encoding response regulator, protein MKRCLFVDDSNVIRKVAKRILTGPDVLVLEAGTGFEAIDMCAEYMPDYILVDAVLPDLPVEDFIRNVRSIQGSTPPRIAICLTEMDVPAIMRAKRAGAQGYLLKPFDRAQLLDNFRVLQAAA, encoded by the coding sequence ATGAAGCGCTGCCTGTTTGTGGATGATTCCAACGTCATCCGGAAGGTCGCGAAAAGGATCCTGACGGGGCCTGACGTACTTGTTCTCGAGGCTGGCACGGGCTTCGAGGCGATCGACATGTGCGCCGAGTACATGCCGGACTACATTCTCGTTGACGCCGTCCTCCCCGATCTCCCGGTGGAGGATTTCATCCGCAACGTGCGATCCATTCAGGGATCGACCCCGCCCCGTATCGCGATCTGCCTGACGGAAATGGACGTTCCGGCCATCATGCGCGCCAAGCGCGCAGGGGCGCAGGGCTATCTGCTGAAGCCGTTCGACCGCGCTCAGCTCCTCGACAATTTTCGCGTCCTCCAGGCCGCCGCCTGA
- a CDS encoding P1 family peptidase: MTTTRARSLGLDFRGAPGSDNAVTDVAGVKVGFSTLIDPERGIRTGVTALLPRDDRDCPVPAWAGCFALNGNGEMTGTHWINDAGYFFGPVLITNTHSIGMAHHGAVKWTIDRYAKAFEEQRLWTMPVVAETCDATLNDINGLHVTAEHALEALDTAASGPVAEGAVGGGAGMIAYEFKAGTGTSSRRVRIDGATYTVGALVQANHGLRPWLTVLGVPVGEFLTEGRLRQTESGSIIAIVVTDAPLSPLSLRHAARRAAIGVGRGGTPGGNSSGDLFLAISTANERPLPHIAGSRETFEFLNAEWIDPVYLAVVEAVEEGVINSLVAGRDTPTFKPPGKICRGIDHEQLRDVMRRFGRLRPAAL; the protein is encoded by the coding sequence ATGACCACGACGCGCGCTCGCTCGCTGGGGCTCGATTTTCGCGGCGCGCCGGGAAGCGACAACGCCGTGACCGACGTTGCCGGGGTCAAGGTCGGCTTCTCGACGCTCATCGATCCGGAGCGCGGCATACGCACAGGCGTGACCGCGCTTCTGCCGCGTGACGATCGCGATTGCCCCGTTCCGGCATGGGCAGGCTGTTTCGCTCTCAACGGCAATGGCGAGATGACCGGCACACACTGGATCAACGATGCCGGCTATTTCTTCGGTCCCGTGTTGATCACCAACACCCATTCGATCGGAATGGCGCATCACGGCGCCGTCAAATGGACGATCGATCGTTACGCGAAGGCCTTCGAGGAGCAGCGGCTCTGGACCATGCCCGTGGTCGCCGAAACCTGCGACGCCACGCTGAACGATATCAACGGGCTGCACGTCACCGCCGAGCATGCTCTGGAGGCGCTGGACACGGCCGCCTCAGGTCCGGTCGCGGAGGGGGCGGTCGGCGGCGGGGCCGGCATGATCGCCTATGAGTTCAAGGCCGGCACGGGAACGTCCTCGAGGCGGGTCAGGATCGATGGCGCGACCTACACAGTCGGCGCGCTCGTGCAGGCCAATCACGGGCTGCGCCCATGGCTGACGGTGCTGGGCGTTCCGGTCGGCGAGTTCTTGACGGAGGGCCGCCTGAGGCAGACCGAGTCCGGCTCCATCATCGCGATCGTCGTGACTGACGCGCCCTTGTCGCCGCTGTCGCTGCGGCATGCCGCCCGCCGCGCCGCGATCGGTGTCGGCAGGGGAGGGACGCCCGGCGGCAACAGCTCCGGCGATCTCTTCCTGGCCATCTCCACGGCGAACGAGCGTCCGTTGCCGCACATCGCGGGTTCCCGCGAGACGTTCGAATTCCTCAATGCCGAATGGATCGACCCGGTCTATCTCGCAGTCGTTGAGGCGGTCGAGGAGGGGGTGATCAATTCCCTTGTCGCGGGACGCGATACGCCGACCTTCAAGCCGCCCGGAAAAATCTGCCGCGGCATCGATCACGAGCAGCTGCGGGACGTCATGCGCCGTTTCGGGCGTCTGCGTCCGGCTGCGCTCTGA
- the ctrA gene encoding response regulator transcription factor CtrA: MRVLLIEDDSATAQSIELMLKSESFNVYTTDLGEEGVDLGKLYDYDIILLDLNLPDMSGYEVLRTLRLSKVKTPILILSGMAGIEDKVRGLGFGADDYMTKPFHKDELVARIHAIVRRSKGHAQSVITTGDLIVNLDAKTVEVGGQRVHLTGKEYQMLELLSLRKGTTLTKEMFLNHLYGGMDEPELKIIDVFICKLRKKLDAASGSQNYIETVWGRGYVLREPEDMRESA; the protein is encoded by the coding sequence ATGCGTGTTCTGCTGATCGAAGACGACAGTGCGACTGCACAGAGCATCGAACTGATGCTTAAATCCGAGAGCTTCAACGTCTACACGACCGACCTCGGCGAAGAGGGCGTGGATCTCGGCAAGCTCTACGACTACGACATCATTCTCCTCGACCTGAACCTCCCGGACATGTCGGGATACGAGGTGCTGCGCACGCTGCGCCTGTCGAAGGTGAAGACGCCCATCCTGATCCTGTCCGGCATGGCCGGCATCGAAGACAAGGTCCGCGGCCTGGGCTTCGGCGCCGACGACTACATGACCAAGCCGTTCCACAAGGACGAGCTCGTCGCCCGCATCCATGCCATCGTGCGCCGCTCCAAGGGCCACGCCCAGTCGGTCATCACCACCGGCGACCTGATCGTCAATCTCGACGCCAAGACGGTCGAGGTCGGTGGACAGCGCGTCCATCTCACCGGCAAGGAATACCAGATGCTGGAGCTGCTCTCGCTCCGCAAGGGCACCACGCTCACCAAGGAAATGTTCCTCAACCACCTTTATGGCGGCATGGACGAGCCGGAGCTGAAGATCATCGACGTCTTCATCTGCAAGCTGCGCAAGAAGCTCGACGCCGCCTCCGGCAGCCAGAACTACATCGAGACCGTCTGGGGCCGCGGCTACGTGCTGCGCGAGCCGGAAGACATGCGCGAGAGCGCCTGA
- a CDS encoding DUF1134 domain-containing protein gives MFTRYLSRTVARALFAITVVLTGLGLAAPVAANEYTAQEIIDSGHRFFGATSGGLATAVENIFSSYGLPNGYVLGEEGSGAFVGGLTYGEGTLYTKNAGDHKLFWQGPSLGWDFGGQGSRTMMLVYNLDSVDALYHRFIGVSGSAYVVAGVGVNVLKHENMLLVPVRTGVGARLGVNVGYLKVTQRPTWNPF, from the coding sequence ATGTTCACCCGATATCTGTCGCGCACCGTCGCCCGCGCCCTGTTCGCGATCACAGTCGTTCTGACAGGACTCGGCCTCGCGGCGCCCGTTGCTGCAAATGAATACACGGCCCAGGAGATCATCGATTCAGGCCATCGCTTCTTCGGGGCGACTTCCGGCGGGCTGGCGACCGCCGTCGAGAACATCTTCTCCAGCTATGGCCTCCCCAACGGCTATGTGCTCGGGGAAGAAGGCTCGGGCGCGTTCGTCGGCGGGCTGACCTACGGCGAGGGCACGCTGTACACCAAGAACGCCGGCGACCATAAGCTGTTCTGGCAAGGCCCGTCCCTGGGCTGGGATTTCGGCGGCCAGGGCTCGCGCACGATGATGCTCGTCTACAACCTGGATTCGGTGGACGCCCTCTACCACCGGTTCATCGGCGTCTCCGGCTCCGCCTATGTGGTCGCCGGCGTCGGCGTCAACGTGCTCAAGCACGAAAACATGCTGCTGGTGCCGGTACGGACCGGGGTCGGAGCGCGCTTGGGCGTGAATGTCGGCTACCTCAAGGTGACCCAGCGCCCGACCTGGAATCCGTTCTGA
- a CDS encoding TrmH family RNA methyltransferase, with protein MVPIRITDPDDPRIAAYRDIRERDLKGRHGLFVAEGKVVLNVLFAARRFEVESVLLLENRLPGMAPTLAVAPPETPVYVADGDVLDRVAGFHLHRGVLAIGRRRPAAELVDELNSLPPDALVVVLVGISNHDNVGAIFRNAAAFGVDAVLLDQTCCDPLYRKAIRVSVGAALKVPFFVAPSAAGIIEKLAAQGFGMIAMSPAGAADLMDLRPAGPTALFLGTEGEGLSPEILSRIATARIAMAEGFDSLNVAAASAIALHHLARQRRC; from the coding sequence ATGGTTCCCATCCGCATCACCGATCCCGACGACCCCCGAATTGCCGCCTATCGTGACATCCGGGAGCGCGATCTCAAGGGCCGCCACGGCCTCTTCGTGGCGGAGGGCAAGGTCGTGCTCAACGTGCTCTTCGCGGCGCGGCGTTTCGAGGTCGAGTCCGTGCTGCTGCTGGAGAACCGCCTGCCGGGCATGGCGCCAACGCTTGCCGTCGCCCCGCCGGAGACGCCGGTCTACGTGGCCGACGGCGACGTTCTCGACCGTGTAGCCGGCTTCCATCTGCATCGCGGCGTCCTGGCGATCGGCAGACGCCGCCCCGCGGCAGAGCTCGTCGACGAGTTGAACAGCCTGCCGCCCGACGCGTTGGTCGTCGTCCTCGTCGGCATCTCGAATCATGACAATGTCGGCGCGATCTTCCGCAACGCGGCGGCCTTCGGCGTCGACGCCGTGCTGCTCGACCAGACCTGCTGCGATCCGCTCTACCGCAAGGCGATCCGGGTTTCGGTCGGCGCGGCGCTCAAGGTGCCGTTCTTTGTCGCCCCCAGTGCGGCGGGGATCATCGAGAAGCTTGCAGCGCAAGGGTTTGGGATGATCGCCATGTCGCCGGCCGGGGCGGCGGACCTGATGGACCTGCGGCCGGCGGGTCCCACCGCGCTCTTCCTCGGAACCGAAGGCGAAGGCCTGTCTCCCGAGATCCTGTCGAGGATCGCGACAGCCCGCATCGCGATGGCGGAAGGTTTTGACAGCCTCAACGTGGCCGCGGCCTCCGCGATCGCCCTCCATCATCTGGCGCGACAGCGAAGGTGTTAG
- a CDS encoding flagellar export protein FliJ, whose product MKSRENLVRLKQFQVGEKRRHLMQLDMMIAEFERMATELEVQVAAEEKKSGITDINHFAYPTFAKAARQRRDNLRASQNDLLQQRALAQSILAEAEAELSKAEMLESRDTKAREVEPVARGVMIG is encoded by the coding sequence ATGAAATCTCGTGAGAATCTCGTGCGGCTAAAGCAATTTCAAGTCGGCGAGAAACGGCGGCATCTCATGCAGCTGGACATGATGATTGCCGAGTTCGAGCGGATGGCGACCGAACTGGAAGTCCAGGTCGCTGCCGAAGAGAAGAAATCGGGCATCACCGACATCAACCATTTCGCCTATCCAACCTTCGCCAAAGCGGCGCGCCAGCGCCGGGACAATCTGCGAGCGTCACAGAATGATCTGCTTCAGCAACGCGCTCTTGCACAATCCATACTCGCCGAAGCTGAAGCGGAGCTGTCCAAAGCGGAGATGCTGGAGTCGCGCGACACCAAGGCGCGCGAAGTCGAGCCGGTTGCGCGCGGCGTCATGATCGGCTGA